The sequence AATTATGGAGACATGCAGAATAAAGTTGACGCATTAGGGGGAATTTGTGTCAAAGTTGCCTGATATGCATTCATCCATTGTTCCATTTTGCTCTGTATTCTATGCACGGACTTCCAGTGGCTCTCTGGGCCTTCAGACAGGTCATCATTCCttgccctgcttggagatgccaagTTTTAAACCAGGAGCTGCCTTCATGAAAAACAGATGTTCTACAACAGATTATAGGGGGGAAATCACATACAGAAGGTGATTGTGAAGCACCCACATGCCTTCTTATAGAATTCTGGATATGATTTTAGAAGAATGCCCTACATCTAAGAGATTCCACAAGGCAGCCTTGATCTCTTTGTTTCTCATGCTATAGATGAATGGATTCAATGTGGCAGGAATTATAGAGTACATCACAGCAAACGCTATATCTAGATCAGAAGAAGCTTCACTGGGAGGCCTTGTATAAGCAAACACTGCAGTGAACAGAAACACAGAGACAACAGTGAGGTGGGGGAGGCAAGTGGAAAGGGCTTTTTTCTTACCAAGGACAGAAGGGATTTTGCGCACTGTAGAAAAGATCTCCATGTATGTTATGATGATGAAAATGAAACAACCAAGTCCTATACCACAGCTTAGCACAATAAATCCAACTTCCACTAAGTAAAAGTTAGAACAGGAGAGCTTCAATAATTTTGGGATTTCACAGAAGAATTGATTGATAGAATTAGAACAAAACCTGTTGGCAAATGTGCCCCCAGTGTGTAATATGGCATTAAGAAGGCTAATAATCCACCCAATGGCTACCATTCGAATGCAGGCTCCTTTGTGCATAATTGTTTCATAGTGGAGGGGATTGCAAATGGCTACATAACGGTCATGTGCCATTATAGTTAGCAGAGCATAATCTGATGTTccaaataagaaataaaagaaaacttgAGCAACACAtccaaaataagaaataaatctgCAATTTAGGAGGGAAATCGCCATTGATTTGGGTACCATGACTGAAACTGTTCCAAGATCCATGATGGCCAAATTCAGTAGAAAGAAATACATGGGTGTGTGGAGGTGATGATCAAGCacaatagcaataacaataaGGAGATTCCCTATTATTGCCATTAAGTACACTATCAGAAATACGAAGAAGTGTAAGATTTGCAGTTCTCGAACATCTGAGAATTCCAGCAGCAGAAAGACAGTCATGGATGTAAGATTGTGCATTTTGTTCACATGCTACCTGTACAAGTAAGAAATCAAGAATTTTTAGCATACAAATATTGATTATCTAGTTTGATTTAAACAGAGCTCCTTTAATTTAACAGTCAAATGCATCTCATTTTCCTTTGTTTAATTCCCGCTGGGAAAACAATATGATGGTTCTTTTTCCCACTCACTATGTCCACTCATTTCCCTTGTACACCTTTTGCAAAGCCTCTCCTCTTCGccaaggggaggggttgtgagcaggTATCGCTTCCCACGCTTCGCAGGGGGCATGGATGGCCCACTGCATCGATGAGTCCCTGGCCTGTGTCATGCCCACAGACAGCCAATATGGTTGGCTGGGGGGGCGTGGTTTGCCACTCTTAAACGAGTGTGGGACTGTGGCTCAGTCTGTTTGTTTCCTGCACACACggatctttctccctccctcctttcctccctcttatTTTCATGCATTCAACAACTGAGCTTGTtatggacctcagttggtcgcCTGTTGAAGAGGCATGGTTGGGGGTTTgttccacttggcagattggcaccagccacttggtttttttgcctacctcaaagcaaatcatcacaactttgtaaggtttggcagtttggcattggaaaatgtgttgtgtgttggaggggaggttgtggtcATCACCTACCCTTCCctttgaagggtattccgttaaaggaattcagtgGTCGTGGTTTCTGTCCAAAGCCCAGGTGGTGACAAGGGCCATGGCATGATCCTCCAGTGACTCtaggggaaagcttccagttgatttgcatcaacaagcttcCCCTACCGGTTGTTAACCCTTGTGTGACTTCTAGCAGAGCAGGCAGGAGTCAAATATAGTCAGTTtggatccaatgcctaagccaataccactcacattctgtaaccaataaagttgtggccttttttagcccattaacctaaaatacttgtgtccatgtgtcttatttTATCATAAAGTTGGGGATGGGGCCTCAACTCACAAATGTGTGCATTGCAACATGATTCTATATCCCTCTAGCTATCCCTTGACATCTGTGCATTAGATGGAACATCAGAAAGAGAAGCCACTTGCACACACTTATATGTGCAAAGGGGCTCACTACTCAGTTATGGGTCCTAATGATGCATGTTTTTGCAGCAGCTAGAGGACAACATGCATACAAAGTACACATATAggctgtactccccccccccctttaatccaCATTTTCCACAGAAGATCTCTAGCAAAATCTGCAAAAAATAACCCGTTGTACATCTGTAGTCACTGCTGGGGTGCAAACTCTTCGgcacgtttttttggggggtgggctgtTTGTCAGCTTTGGGCTGACTTTTCAGTGACTAACCTCTATTGCCCCACTCCTCCTTTCATTTGTTCCTTGCATTAGCAGATTTGCACAAGAAACGTAATAATGAAAATCAATGATTGGGACTGTTTGCTCCAAAAAGAGTTGATTTAATGTCTATGCCACTATTTCTCTGAACCAATTAATTCCTCTTTCCTTGGAATTGGAGAATGTGTCTGACTGAGTGAAAAAGCAGCTTGGCAGCCAGACCAGGACTCCAGGAGGCAGCATGTATGTGCATGTGATTCTGCTCCTGTGACACATCCTGGATTGCATTGCAGCATTTATTTGAGCAGGCACTGAGCAAAAGCTAGGTAGTACAGCAGGAAAGTACTAAGAGCACAGAGCTGGATTAGGGCTATGTGACCTGCCTCTTTACAAGTCTGCTGCCTTCATATGTGGTTTAAGATGCTGTCCTATATCTAGTCTTTAAGAAGGGAACGGGGTGTGGGGAGGAAGACACCCTTCATCTCAGCCAGCAAAAGGTCTTGGATCAACCCTGAGTGGCTCATCTGGGTTTCTGTTCCCAGAagcaacaaaaaaaaaagtggtgaaAGAGTAACAGCCCAAGAGTAATGTTGGGGGAGAAATAGGGAATGATGAATACCAATATGAAGAATCATAGATTTATGACAATAGGTTGCTTTATATTCACTGTTCAAAAATTAAAACTTACCTTGTCTCTTTAAGAACAGCTGTAGTTCTTTGTGGGTAGGTGATGTTTATATTTAGCTTATTGTAGATCATGACTAGTCATACATTCGTAGAGTCATCTGAAAATTCTTCCAGGAGGTGACAATACACCCTAAACAGGTTGCCATATTTCCCTATAGGTacagctaaagggacccctgaccattaggtccagtcgtgaccgactctggggttgcggcactcatctcgctttattggccgagggagccagtgtacagcttccgggtcatgtggccagcatgactaagccacttctggcaaaccacagcagtgcacggaaacactgtttaccttctcacccgcaaattatctggctgatttacaaatacctaagtacagacactcctttaccctggccagatttaatgttctgccctctgccctgctgctaggcagatatgagggcaaaccatatgagtcacgtgtttgcccatgtggctcatcggaagtggaaacaaatctgcatgtattgctgcactgtagttactacgaggatctacgcctgacctttattgccccagttctacaaaagcttaaaaatgaaccagaactccaacgtatgagagccttggtagaagataaggttcctgaaattacgatcaatgttgccaaattctgtgtagccgctattaggcgcaggaaacaagagctttccaatgccaatatgcaggcgaaggcaaatacttaattttatttatgctgtctaattttaaattgctgttatggcctaatctgtattgaaattgtcctttgttttttccggtgttatgctttgctgactagctgtacgagttcatctggtctgtgaccgtttttaataaatttgatttgatttgaccttcccgctggagcgatacctatttttctacttgcactttgacgtgctttcaaactgctaggttggcaggagctgggaccaagcaacaggagctcaccccatcacggggattcgaactgccaaccttccgatcagcaagtcccaggctcagtggtttacaccacagtgccacctgcatccctaatctGTGGCAAAATCAGCAGTCGCTGCTGGTGTGAAAATCTTTTAGCACATTTTGGGGGGGATTGGTGGTTTGTTAGCTGTGGGCTAACTGCTCAGTGTGTTGCCACATTCCTGCTTCCACCTGCTCCTTGCATGAGCAGATTTGCACAGTGTATGTGAATATTTCTCTAAAGTAATTCCTCTTTCCTTGAAATTGGTAAATGTGCCTGATTAAGTACAAAAGCATCAAGACAGCCAGGAGCTTTCATTTATGTTCATGCATTGTTCTGCTCATGTTA comes from Podarcis raffonei isolate rPodRaf1 chromosome 13, rPodRaf1.pri, whole genome shotgun sequence and encodes:
- the LOC128400734 gene encoding olfactory receptor 14A16-like; protein product: MHNLTSMTVFLLLEFSDVRELQILHFFVFLIVYLMAIIGNLLIVIAIVLDHHLHTPMYFFLLNLAIMDLGTVSVMVPKSMAISLLNCRFISYFGCVAQVFFYFLFGTSDYALLTIMAHDRYVAICNPLHYETIMHKGACIRMVAIGWIISLLNAILHTGGTFANRFCSNSINQFFCEIPKLLKLSCSNFYLVEVGFIVLSCGIGLGCFIFIIITYMEIFSTVRKIPSVLGKKKALSTCLPHLTVVSVFLFTAVFAYTRPPSEASSDLDIAFAVMYSIIPATLNPFIYSMRNKEIKAALWNLLDVGHSSKIISRIL